A single window of Mycolicibacterium madagascariense DNA harbors:
- a CDS encoding phosphoenolpyruvate--protein phosphotransferase: MVGFTLECVDLSMNSCNLVHMSATPSSTSLRPTETVLQGIPAVAGVQYAPVIRPGARPTVDDGSAAAAVDESNRQGEAARFTTAAAAVAERLRDRAAHASGAASEVLATTATLAQDRAWIAATEKRIGEGNPAVRAVTAAVDQFVTMFTQLGGLMAERVTDLRDIRDRVIAELNGLPEPGVPVPEVPSILCADDLAPVDTAGLDPALVVALATTLGGPTSHTAIIARQLGIPCVVAVGGLDAVPAGTMVMVDGSSGTVTVEPDEAVARRAVELARGQAELARSWHGPGATADGHAVAILANVQDGAAARAASQTPAEGVGLFRTELCFLNRSTEPSVDEQAEIYGEVLGAFDGRKVVIRTLDAGSDKPLKFVGHPDEANPALGVRGIRIADGNPGILTRQLEGIAAAARATGSAPWVMAPMIATPAEAKAFADETRSHGLTPGVMIEVPAAALLADRILEHVDFLSIGTNDLTQYTMAADRMSAELATLTDPWQPAVLALVAIAAKAGVAVGKPVGVCGEAAADPQLACVLVGLGVSSLSAAAAAVSGVGAKLAQVTLAQCREAADAALATATAADARAAASAVLS, from the coding sequence ATGGTTGGTTTTACCCTTGAGTGTGTTGACTTGTCAATGAATTCTTGTAACCTGGTTCACATGAGTGCCACACCGTCATCCACGTCACTGCGCCCCACGGAGACCGTCCTGCAGGGCATCCCGGCCGTGGCCGGTGTGCAGTACGCGCCGGTGATCCGCCCCGGCGCACGCCCCACCGTCGACGACGGTTCCGCGGCGGCTGCCGTCGACGAGTCGAACCGCCAGGGTGAGGCGGCGCGGTTCACCACGGCCGCGGCGGCTGTGGCCGAACGGCTGCGGGACCGGGCCGCCCACGCCTCGGGCGCCGCATCGGAGGTGCTGGCGACAACGGCGACGCTGGCGCAGGATCGCGCCTGGATCGCGGCGACCGAGAAGCGCATCGGTGAGGGCAATCCCGCGGTGCGCGCGGTGACGGCCGCCGTCGACCAGTTCGTCACCATGTTCACCCAGCTGGGCGGGTTGATGGCCGAGCGCGTGACCGATCTGCGCGACATCCGCGACCGCGTCATCGCCGAACTGAACGGGCTCCCCGAACCCGGAGTGCCGGTACCCGAGGTGCCGTCGATTCTGTGTGCCGACGACCTGGCTCCCGTCGACACGGCCGGCCTGGATCCCGCACTGGTCGTCGCGCTCGCCACCACGCTCGGCGGCCCGACCAGTCACACCGCGATCATCGCCCGCCAGCTCGGCATCCCGTGCGTCGTCGCGGTCGGTGGTCTCGACGCGGTGCCCGCGGGCACGATGGTGATGGTCGACGGTTCGTCCGGCACCGTGACGGTCGAACCGGACGAGGCCGTCGCGCGCCGTGCCGTCGAACTGGCGCGGGGTCAGGCCGAGCTGGCCCGGAGCTGGCACGGTCCGGGAGCTACCGCAGACGGGCACGCCGTCGCAATCCTGGCGAACGTCCAGGACGGGGCTGCGGCGCGGGCCGCGAGCCAGACGCCCGCCGAGGGCGTTGGACTCTTCCGCACCGAGCTGTGCTTCCTCAACCGTTCCACCGAGCCGTCCGTCGACGAGCAGGCCGAGATCTACGGTGAGGTGCTCGGCGCGTTCGACGGGCGCAAGGTCGTCATCCGGACGCTCGACGCCGGGTCGGACAAGCCGTTGAAATTCGTGGGCCACCCCGACGAGGCCAATCCCGCGCTCGGCGTGCGCGGCATCCGGATCGCCGACGGCAACCCCGGCATCCTCACCAGGCAGCTGGAGGGCATCGCCGCCGCGGCACGCGCGACGGGAAGTGCGCCGTGGGTGATGGCACCGATGATCGCCACGCCTGCGGAGGCCAAGGCGTTCGCCGACGAGACCCGTTCGCACGGACTGACCCCCGGCGTGATGATCGAGGTGCCGGCCGCGGCGTTGCTCGCCGACCGCATCCTCGAGCACGTCGACTTCCTGTCCATCGGAACCAACGACCTGACGCAGTACACGATGGCCGCCGACCGGATGTCTGCCGAACTGGCCACGCTGACCGACCCGTGGCAACCCGCGGTCCTTGCGCTGGTGGCCATCGCGGCGAAGGCCGGTGTCGCGGTGGGCAAACCCGTCGGGGTGTGCGGTGAGGCTGCCGCCGACCCGCAGCTCGCGTGCGTCCTGGTGGGCCTCGGCGTCTCGTCCCTGTCCGCGGCCGCGGCAGCGGTGTCCGGCGTCGGGGCGAAGCTCGCCCAGGTCACGCTCGCGCAGTGCCGAGAGGCGGCCGACGCGGCGCTGGCGACGGCGACCGCTGCCGACGCCCGCGCGGCGGCGAGCGCGGTCCTGTCCTGA
- a CDS encoding pirin family protein: MPAITADTLTLPRIVGPGPTDLPRPVRSITTGPRGYEGEGFPVVRAFAGVSAAALDPFVHMDQMGEVEYEPGQPKGTDWHPHRGFETVTYMIDGRFAHQDSHGGGGLITDGATQWMTAGAGILHIETPPAELVESGGTFHGIQLWVNLPRKDKFADPRYQAIEGGQVALVASDDGGALVRIIAGDIGDHRGPGSTYTPITLAHATIQPGALLDVPWNRDFNALVYVLAGHGAVGPTGRPVSQGQLAVLGPGDRISVSAGASQDSRTPALEVLLLGGKPIREPVFHYGPFVMNSKAELIEALEDFNAGKFGTIPPNALMPHTSGRSGRRD; this comes from the coding sequence ATGCCCGCCATCACCGCCGACACCCTCACCCTGCCCCGCATCGTGGGCCCGGGCCCGACCGACCTCCCCCGTCCGGTGCGATCGATCACCACCGGCCCGCGCGGCTACGAGGGCGAGGGGTTTCCCGTCGTGCGGGCGTTCGCCGGCGTGAGCGCGGCGGCCCTCGATCCCTTCGTCCACATGGACCAGATGGGCGAGGTCGAGTACGAACCGGGCCAGCCCAAGGGCACCGACTGGCACCCGCACCGCGGGTTCGAGACGGTGACGTACATGATCGACGGCCGCTTCGCACACCAGGATTCGCACGGTGGCGGCGGCTTGATCACCGACGGCGCCACGCAGTGGATGACGGCGGGTGCGGGCATCCTGCACATCGAGACACCCCCCGCCGAACTCGTCGAGAGCGGCGGCACATTTCATGGCATTCAGCTGTGGGTCAACCTGCCGCGCAAGGACAAGTTCGCCGACCCGCGCTACCAGGCGATCGAGGGCGGTCAGGTCGCACTGGTGGCCTCCGACGACGGCGGTGCGCTCGTCCGCATCATCGCCGGCGACATTGGCGACCATCGGGGACCCGGCTCCACGTACACGCCAATCACGCTGGCGCACGCCACGATTCAGCCGGGTGCACTCCTCGACGTGCCGTGGAACCGCGACTTCAACGCCCTGGTGTACGTGCTGGCCGGGCACGGTGCCGTCGGCCCGACCGGGCGACCGGTGAGCCAGGGTCAGCTCGCCGTTTTGGGGCCCGGTGACCGGATCAGCGTCTCAGCCGGTGCGAGTCAGGACTCCCGCACGCCCGCGCTGGAGGTCTTGCTGTTGGGCGGCAAGCCGATTCGTGAACCCGTCTTCCACTACGGCCCGTTCGTGATGAACTCCAAGGCCGAGCTGATCGAGGCACTCGAGGACTTCAATGCCGGCAAGTTCGGCACCATCCCGCCGAATGCGCTGATGCCCCACACCTCGGGGCGCTCGGGGCGTCGAGACTAG
- a CDS encoding class I SAM-dependent methyltransferase, with protein MSSLRTPDDSWDIATSVGTTAVMVAAARAGETERDEPLISDPYARVLVANAGTGVWEYLLDADFVTKVAEADSEAAAIFEHMGSYQAVRTHFFDAFFADAAAAGIRQVVILASGLDSRAYRLQWPAGTTVFEIDQPKVLDYKATTLSEHGVEPSAIRREVPIDLREDWPAALRTAGFDAAQPTAWLAEGLLMYLPADAQDLLFERLTELSAPGSRVAAETVGVHSEERRAQMRERFQQLASKFEMQQAIDVQELMYDDPDRADVAVWLGEHGWTATAVTSQAEMQRLGRWVLTEEADEDAFSTFVVGRRG; from the coding sequence ATGAGCTCCCTACGCACGCCGGACGATAGCTGGGACATCGCGACCAGCGTGGGTACCACCGCCGTGATGGTGGCGGCCGCCCGAGCCGGTGAGACCGAGCGCGACGAGCCGCTCATCAGCGATCCCTACGCCAGAGTCCTGGTGGCAAACGCCGGGACGGGGGTGTGGGAGTACCTCCTCGACGCCGACTTCGTCACCAAGGTCGCCGAGGCCGACAGCGAGGCCGCCGCGATCTTCGAACACATGGGCAGCTACCAGGCGGTTCGGACCCACTTCTTCGACGCGTTCTTCGCCGACGCCGCGGCCGCAGGCATCCGGCAAGTCGTCATCCTGGCGTCGGGACTGGACTCGCGCGCCTACCGACTGCAGTGGCCGGCCGGCACCACCGTCTTCGAGATCGACCAGCCCAAGGTGCTGGACTACAAGGCGACCACCTTGTCCGAGCACGGGGTCGAGCCGTCGGCGATCCGTCGCGAGGTGCCCATCGACCTGCGCGAGGACTGGCCCGCCGCGCTGCGGACGGCCGGGTTCGACGCCGCGCAGCCGACGGCATGGCTCGCCGAGGGTCTGCTGATGTACCTGCCGGCCGACGCGCAGGACCTGCTGTTCGAGCGACTCACGGAGCTGAGCGCGCCGGGGAGCCGCGTCGCCGCCGAAACCGTCGGCGTGCACTCCGAGGAGCGCCGCGCGCAGATGCGCGAACGCTTCCAGCAGCTGGCCTCGAAGTTCGAGATGCAGCAGGCGATCGACGTGCAGGAGCTCATGTACGACGACCCCGATCGGGCCGACGTGGCGGTCTGGCTCGGCGAGCACGGCTGGACGGCGACGGCCGTCACGTCCCAGGCGGAGATGCAGCGGCTCGGCCGCTGGGTGCTGACCGAGGAGGCCGACGAAGACGCCTTCTCCACGTTCGTCGTGGGACGGCGGGGCTAG
- a CDS encoding TetR/AcrR family transcriptional regulator has translation MPYTATRGPGRPPAAKAAETRERIVRAAREVFSELGYDAATFQAIAIRADLTRPAINHYFASKRVLYGEVVEKTNELVVAEGMAKAEGQTSLLKRLSAFFSATMQADSRDRSAAAFLVTSVLESQRHPELSRDEHNSLKTSRAFVTWAVTESIQSGELTTDTDVPTLVEMLVAVMWGMGFYAGYVAGHDELGTIVDKLELLLANKLWKLAE, from the coding sequence GTGCCGTACACCGCAACCAGAGGCCCTGGCCGCCCGCCCGCAGCGAAGGCTGCTGAGACGCGGGAGCGGATCGTTCGTGCGGCCCGCGAGGTATTTAGCGAACTGGGGTACGACGCAGCAACTTTCCAGGCGATCGCCATACGTGCTGACTTGACCCGCCCGGCTATAAATCACTACTTCGCCAGCAAGCGCGTTCTGTACGGCGAGGTCGTCGAGAAGACCAATGAGCTGGTCGTGGCCGAGGGGATGGCCAAGGCCGAGGGGCAGACTTCGCTATTGAAGCGGCTGTCGGCGTTCTTCTCGGCCACCATGCAGGCCGATTCCCGGGACCGGTCGGCGGCTGCCTTCCTCGTCACGTCGGTACTCGAGTCGCAGCGCCATCCCGAGCTGAGCCGCGACGAGCACAATTCCTTGAAGACCTCCAGGGCGTTCGTGACCTGGGCCGTCACCGAGTCCATCCAGAGCGGTGAGCTCACCACCGACACCGACGTGCCGACGCTGGTGGAGATGTTGGTGGCCGTGATGTGGGGCATGGGCTTCTACGCCGGATACGTCGCCGGGCACGACGAACTCGGCACCATCGTCGACAAGCTCGAGCTGTTACTGGCGAACAAGCTGTGGAAGCTCGCCGAGTAA
- a CDS encoding TetR/AcrR family transcriptional regulator, whose protein sequence is MAGVASRESYFEAGLDVLSDLGYGGLKLAVVCQRLGVTTGSFYHYFPSWSAYTKDLLDHWVRERSVGVASAYSTTDPRRRIDALIQNALELPHGAESAIRVWSAIDPEVHAVQSTVDRQRFDVLFDAALEILEHKRQAQVFASWAMYLLIGYEQSTMPRDPDDLRWIADQLLDTLDSGRFGSVPDPG, encoded by the coding sequence ATGGCGGGCGTCGCATCGAGGGAGTCGTACTTCGAGGCCGGCCTCGACGTGCTGTCCGACCTGGGCTACGGCGGTCTCAAGCTGGCGGTCGTGTGCCAGCGGCTCGGTGTGACGACCGGATCGTTCTACCACTACTTCCCCAGTTGGTCGGCCTACACGAAGGATCTGCTCGACCACTGGGTGCGCGAGCGCAGCGTCGGCGTGGCGTCGGCGTACTCCACGACCGACCCGCGCCGGCGCATCGACGCCCTCATCCAGAACGCGCTCGAGCTGCCCCACGGCGCCGAGTCCGCGATCCGGGTCTGGAGCGCCATCGACCCCGAGGTGCACGCCGTGCAGTCGACCGTGGACCGGCAGCGGTTCGACGTCCTCTTCGACGCCGCGCTGGAGATCCTCGAGCACAAACGCCAGGCGCAGGTGTTCGCGTCGTGGGCGATGTACCTGCTGATCGGGTACGAGCAGTCGACGATGCCCCGTGACCCCGACGATCTGAGATGGATTGCCGACCAGCTGTTGGACACGCTGGACTCCGGCCGCTTCGGATCGGTGCCCGACCCCGGCTGA
- a CDS encoding 1-phosphofructokinase family hexose kinase, with the protein MIVTVTPNPSIDRTVALGTPLVRGAVHRVTSATGEPGGKGVNVARALALAGVDTVAVLPAGEADPMLVALSAAGVAYRTVPSGGAVRTNLTITEADGTTTKLNEPGAPLDASALQALTRTVLEYAETASWIVLSGSLPPGVPDRWYADVVAQLATAPCRVAVDTSERPLDALAAAFGDAAPDVIKPNAEELAGLVGASPAELEVAAAEGDPTPVVAAASQLVERGIRTVLVTLGAAGAVLVDPSGSWWAAPPPISPRSTVGAGDSALAGYLRAAVGGAEPPRRLQMAVAYGSAAAALPGSALPAPSQIDLNAVRVHAITPAPTRP; encoded by the coding sequence ATGATCGTCACCGTCACGCCGAACCCCAGCATCGACAGAACGGTTGCCCTGGGTACCCCGCTGGTCCGCGGGGCCGTGCACCGCGTCACCTCCGCCACCGGTGAGCCAGGTGGCAAGGGCGTCAACGTCGCTCGGGCATTGGCGCTCGCCGGCGTCGACACCGTCGCCGTCCTCCCCGCGGGGGAGGCCGACCCCATGCTGGTGGCGCTGAGCGCGGCGGGCGTCGCCTACCGCACGGTGCCGTCCGGCGGGGCCGTGCGCACCAACCTCACGATCACCGAGGCCGACGGCACCACGACCAAGCTCAACGAACCCGGCGCTCCACTCGACGCGTCGGCGCTGCAGGCCCTCACCCGGACGGTGCTCGAGTACGCCGAAACCGCCTCGTGGATCGTCCTTTCCGGATCGCTGCCGCCCGGCGTGCCCGACCGTTGGTACGCCGACGTCGTCGCGCAATTGGCCACTGCGCCGTGTCGGGTGGCGGTCGACACCTCCGAGCGCCCGCTCGACGCGCTCGCGGCAGCGTTCGGCGACGCCGCACCCGACGTCATCAAACCCAACGCCGAGGAGCTCGCCGGTCTGGTCGGCGCATCGCCAGCCGAACTGGAAGTGGCTGCCGCCGAGGGTGATCCGACACCGGTGGTAGCGGCCGCGAGCCAACTCGTCGAACGCGGCATCAGGACCGTGCTCGTCACGCTCGGCGCCGCTGGTGCGGTACTCGTCGACCCGTCTGGCAGCTGGTGGGCCGCCCCGCCGCCCATCTCGCCGCGCAGCACCGTCGGCGCGGGCGACTCCGCGTTGGCGGGTTACCTCCGCGCCGCCGTCGGCGGGGCCGAGCCGCCGCGACGGCTGCAGATGGCGGTCGCCTACGGCAGCGCGGCGGCCGCGCTGCCCGGCTCCGCACTACCCGCGCCCTCGCAAATCGATCTGAATGCCGTTCGGGTGCATGCCATTACACCCGCACCCACCCGTCCGTAA
- a CDS encoding aldehyde dehydrogenase family protein — MTTEATAPPSSAAPAADIPAIVARLRKTFSTGRTRDVAWRKRQLEALERLLVDNEPAIAAALEKDLGRQPFEAWLADIASTAGEAADAAKNVGKWTKRKHQWLEFAQLPGRGWVEYEPNGTVLIIGAWNFPFALTLGPAVGAIAAGNAVLLKPSEVAPASSALMAELVPRYLDPDAIAVVEGDGAVSQELIAQGFDRLCFTGGTEIGRKVYESAAAHLTPVTLELGGKSPVIVAADADVAVAAKRIAWTKLINSGQICIAPDYVLADATVRDELVAKIGEAVATFEAGNSGKRIVNERHFDRLTTALAATKGTVAVGGGSNAAAVEIDPTVVVDPALDEPLMTDEIFGPILPIVTVQSLDEAIDFVNARPKPLAAYLFTKSKGVRERVIKEVSSGGMLVNHLLFQFSTTKLPFGGVGPSGMGAYHGRFGFEEFSHRKSVLTKPTRPDLTAIIYPPYTEKAWKLARRLF, encoded by the coding sequence GTGACCACAGAAGCCACCGCTCCGCCCAGCTCGGCAGCCCCCGCCGCAGACATCCCCGCGATCGTCGCCCGTCTGCGCAAGACCTTCAGCACCGGACGTACCCGTGACGTCGCGTGGCGCAAGCGCCAATTGGAGGCCCTCGAGCGGCTGCTCGTCGACAACGAGCCGGCGATCGCCGCCGCTCTCGAGAAGGACCTCGGGCGCCAGCCGTTCGAGGCGTGGCTGGCCGACATCGCTAGCACCGCGGGAGAGGCGGCCGACGCCGCGAAGAACGTCGGCAAGTGGACCAAGCGCAAACACCAGTGGCTAGAGTTCGCGCAGCTGCCCGGCCGCGGCTGGGTCGAGTACGAGCCCAACGGCACGGTGCTCATCATCGGCGCGTGGAACTTCCCGTTCGCACTCACGCTCGGCCCCGCGGTCGGGGCGATCGCGGCGGGCAACGCCGTCCTGCTCAAGCCCTCCGAGGTGGCGCCCGCCTCGTCGGCGCTGATGGCCGAACTGGTGCCGCGCTACCTCGATCCGGACGCGATCGCCGTCGTCGAGGGTGACGGCGCGGTCAGCCAGGAACTCATCGCGCAGGGCTTCGACCGGCTCTGCTTCACGGGCGGCACGGAGATCGGCCGCAAGGTGTACGAGAGCGCGGCGGCCCACCTCACCCCCGTCACCCTCGAGCTGGGTGGCAAGAGCCCGGTCATCGTCGCCGCCGACGCCGACGTCGCGGTCGCCGCCAAGCGGATCGCCTGGACCAAGCTCATCAACTCCGGACAGATCTGCATCGCCCCCGACTACGTCCTCGCCGACGCGACCGTGCGCGACGAGCTCGTCGCCAAGATCGGCGAGGCCGTTGCCACCTTCGAGGCGGGCAACTCCGGCAAGCGCATCGTCAACGAGCGGCACTTCGATCGGCTGACCACCGCGCTGGCGGCCACCAAGGGCACCGTCGCCGTCGGCGGCGGCTCGAATGCGGCTGCGGTCGAGATCGATCCGACCGTCGTCGTCGACCCGGCGCTCGACGAACCGCTGATGACCGACGAGATCTTCGGTCCGATCCTGCCCATCGTCACGGTCCAATCCCTGGACGAGGCAATCGATTTCGTGAACGCCCGGCCCAAACCGCTGGCGGCGTACCTGTTCACCAAGAGCAAGGGCGTGCGGGAACGGGTCATCAAGGAGGTGTCCTCGGGCGGCATGCTCGTCAACCACCTCCTGTTCCAATTCTCGACGACGAAGCTGCCGTTCGGCGGCGTCGGACCGTCCGGGATGGGTGCCTATCACGGCAGATTCGGCTTCGAGGAGTTCAGCCACCGCAAGTCGGTGCTGACCAAGCCGACCCGACCCGACTTAACCGCCATCATCTACCCGCCGTATACAGAGAAGGCGTGGAAGCTGGCCCGCAGGCTCTTCTGA
- a CDS encoding DeoR/GlpR family DNA-binding transcription regulator, with amino-acid sequence MYAEERQQAIAEMVISRGRASVAELAQAYDVTTETVRRDLAVLDRAGVLRRVHGGAVPTRALHLVEPGVGERESTRADYKDAIAEAAGEFFPLTGASVLLDAGTTTARIAGQVPTDRELVVVTNSVPIAARLAAMPTVTLQLLGGRVRGVTQAAVGEQALRVLDNLRVDIAFIGANGISARHGLSTPDSEEAAVKRAMVACANYVVVAADSSKVGREDFVSFAPISSVDTLITDAEISEADRRTLTDEGVEVISTGAPA; translated from the coding sequence ATGTACGCCGAGGAGCGCCAGCAAGCGATCGCCGAGATGGTGATCAGCCGGGGCCGCGCCTCCGTCGCCGAGCTCGCGCAGGCCTACGACGTCACCACCGAAACGGTGCGCCGCGATCTGGCCGTCCTCGACAGGGCGGGCGTGCTCCGTCGCGTCCACGGCGGCGCCGTCCCCACCCGCGCCCTGCATCTGGTCGAGCCCGGTGTCGGTGAACGCGAGTCCACCCGCGCCGACTACAAGGACGCCATCGCCGAGGCCGCGGGGGAGTTCTTCCCGCTGACGGGCGCCAGCGTGCTGCTCGATGCGGGCACCACGACGGCGCGGATCGCCGGCCAGGTGCCGACCGACCGGGAGCTGGTGGTCGTCACCAACTCGGTACCGATCGCGGCTCGGCTGGCCGCCATGCCCACGGTCACGCTGCAACTTCTCGGCGGGCGGGTCAGGGGCGTCACGCAGGCCGCCGTCGGCGAGCAGGCGCTGCGCGTGCTCGACAACCTCCGCGTCGACATCGCCTTCATCGGCGCGAACGGCATCAGCGCCCGCCATGGGCTGTCCACCCCCGATAGCGAGGAAGCCGCGGTCAAGCGCGCGATGGTCGCGTGCGCGAACTACGTCGTCGTCGCGGCCGATTCGAGCAAGGTCGGCCGCGAGGACTTCGTCAGCTTCGCACCGATCTCCAGCGTCGACACCCTCATCACCGACGCCGAGATCTCCGAGGCGGACCGTCGCACCCTCACCGACGAAGGCGTCGAAGTCATCTCGACGGGAGCTCCCGCATGA
- a CDS encoding FUSC family protein yields the protein MLTPAGLWRRALDRLAARDPEHDAVRRAIRAAIVLPLAAAIGFAVGSGSQTPLFAIFGSVALLITTDFPGNRSARALAYAGLGFNGFILITLGTLVAAIPWVAVVTVFVIGVAVTFSGVLSEIVAAGQRSTLMIFVLPACTPVGPIPERLLGWAIALALAVPAALFVLPPRHHDDLRRHAALACQTLADRLDGEASADDVTSAMGALRANFLGADFRPVGLTAGSRALVRVVDDLQWLSDRISEGSGAVLAEMREPVVRVLRESARVLDADGADRAAHRERLTAALAVQRLIAQSRYRDDIVDILAEPNDANAVRVGRTLLARRTISGSVGTTGRMIGIAAAADARPVWARVLGRRLPKTGAAERLLSESEALTSLPGGFLATRAVVVRNSLRTGLGLALAVTVTHVFPVQHGFWVVLGAMSVLRSSAVTTGTRVVRAVAGTTLGFLIGIVFIELLGVEPVVLWIALPVVAFGAAYVPVVASFAAGQAMFTMMVLIIFNTINPSGWQVGLIRVEDVVVGAAVGVVVSLLLWPRGAASIVTRTVDAAVAVGGDYLVAAVKRVTRGASEAADDRVYALGHEAMSVTRTLDDAVRHYLSESGGSTDQRAPVISASNRAVRVRSVAELIADVAPPPLTAYPRVRNVLERHANAIRERLEGRRPVHELGPIAEDFVLALRTEAGDDDLSIRAALPLVTVAANLGELELLYPEPIRPVALQGS from the coding sequence ATGCTGACCCCGGCTGGCCTGTGGCGCCGGGCGCTGGATCGGCTCGCCGCACGCGATCCCGAGCACGACGCGGTACGGCGGGCAATCCGGGCGGCCATCGTGCTGCCACTGGCGGCCGCCATCGGCTTTGCGGTCGGAAGTGGTTCGCAGACACCACTTTTCGCGATCTTCGGCTCGGTCGCCCTGCTCATCACCACCGACTTTCCCGGCAACCGATCGGCCCGCGCGCTGGCCTACGCGGGTCTGGGGTTCAACGGCTTCATCCTCATCACCCTTGGCACGCTGGTGGCGGCCATCCCGTGGGTGGCCGTGGTGACGGTGTTCGTCATCGGGGTGGCCGTGACGTTCTCCGGCGTGCTGAGCGAGATCGTCGCGGCGGGCCAACGCTCGACGCTGATGATCTTCGTGCTGCCCGCGTGCACGCCGGTCGGCCCCATCCCCGAACGGCTCCTCGGCTGGGCGATCGCGCTCGCGCTCGCCGTGCCCGCCGCGTTGTTCGTGCTGCCCCCACGTCATCACGACGATCTGCGCCGCCATGCCGCGCTGGCGTGCCAGACCCTGGCCGACCGCCTCGACGGGGAGGCGTCCGCCGACGACGTCACCTCGGCGATGGGTGCGCTGCGCGCCAACTTCCTCGGCGCCGACTTCCGGCCGGTCGGGCTGACCGCGGGCAGTCGTGCGCTGGTCCGCGTGGTCGACGACCTGCAGTGGCTGTCGGACCGCATCTCCGAGGGCTCCGGCGCCGTGCTCGCCGAGATGCGCGAGCCGGTCGTCCGCGTGCTCCGCGAGTCCGCCCGGGTGCTGGACGCCGATGGCGCCGACCGGGCCGCCCATCGCGAACGACTCACCGCGGCCCTCGCCGTGCAGAGGCTGATCGCCCAGAGCCGCTATCGCGACGACATCGTCGACATCCTCGCCGAGCCCAACGACGCCAACGCCGTCCGCGTGGGGCGAACGCTGCTGGCGCGCAGGACGATATCGGGCAGCGTCGGCACCACGGGCCGCATGATCGGCATCGCCGCCGCCGCGGACGCCCGGCCCGTCTGGGCGCGCGTGCTCGGCCGTCGGCTACCAAAGACAGGGGCCGCGGAGCGCTTGCTCTCGGAGTCCGAGGCACTCACGTCGCTGCCGGGCGGGTTCCTTGCGACCAGGGCCGTCGTCGTGCGCAACAGCCTGCGCACCGGTCTGGGCCTGGCACTCGCCGTCACCGTCACGCACGTCTTTCCCGTCCAGCACGGCTTCTGGGTGGTGCTCGGCGCGATGTCGGTGCTGCGCAGTAGCGCCGTCACCACCGGCACCCGCGTCGTCCGCGCGGTGGCGGGGACCACCCTCGGCTTCCTGATCGGCATCGTGTTCATCGAACTACTGGGCGTCGAGCCCGTCGTGCTGTGGATCGCGCTTCCCGTGGTCGCCTTCGGTGCGGCGTACGTGCCGGTGGTCGCCTCGTTCGCGGCGGGCCAGGCGATGTTCACGATGATGGTCCTCATCATCTTCAACACCATCAACCCCAGCGGCTGGCAGGTCGGTCTGATCAGGGTCGAGGACGTCGTGGTGGGCGCCGCGGTCGGCGTCGTGGTCTCATTGCTGCTGTGGCCGCGGGGCGCCGCGTCGATCGTGACCAGAACGGTCGACGCCGCCGTCGCCGTCGGTGGCGACTACCTGGTGGCGGCCGTCAAGCGCGTGACGCGGGGCGCGTCCGAAGCGGCCGACGACCGCGTGTACGCGCTCGGCCACGAGGCGATGTCGGTGACCAGAACGCTCGATGACGCTGTGCGTCATTATCTTTCGGAGAGTGGCGGCTCCACCGACCAGCGGGCGCCCGTCATCAGCGCCTCCAATCGCGCGGTCCGGGTGCGCTCGGTCGCCGAGTTGATCGCCGACGTCGCGCCGCCGCCGTTGACCGCCTACCCGCGCGTGCGGAACGTCCTGGAGAGGCACGCCAACGCGATCCGCGAACGGCTCGAGGGACGGCGTCCGGTGCACGAGCTCGGTCCGATCGCCGAGGACTTCGTGCTGGCGCTGCGCACCGAGGCCGGTGACGACGACCTCTCGATCAGGGCGGCCCTGCCGCTGGTCACCGTGGCGGCCAATCTCGGCGAACTGGAGCTGCTCTACCCCGAACCGATCCGGCCCGTCGCGCTGCAGGGCAGCTAG